From Kineosporia succinea, the proteins below share one genomic window:
- the lspA gene encoding signal peptidase II, which yields MTEPTPPTTTPDPAEAVDPAGPVPSVAPTRRRAYAAAVPLIALVVLGLDQLTKYLAVEELTGRGRVDVVGDLFGFYLIRNPGAAFSMATGATWIFSVVAIAVAVFIIRISRTLGHWGWAVALGLLLGGAVGNLTDRVFRSPGVFRGHVVDFLELPNWPIFNLADCSITCAAVLIAVLSVMGIGTDGQKVSDGKNDKNDGTNDPEDKKPDA from the coding sequence ATGACTGAGCCGACCCCGCCCACCACCACGCCGGATCCCGCCGAAGCGGTCGATCCGGCCGGGCCGGTGCCTTCCGTGGCCCCGACCCGCCGCCGCGCCTACGCCGCCGCCGTCCCGCTGATCGCCCTGGTCGTGCTCGGGCTGGACCAGCTGACCAAGTACCTGGCGGTGGAAGAGCTCACCGGCCGCGGCCGGGTCGACGTGGTCGGCGACCTGTTCGGCTTCTACCTGATCCGCAACCCCGGGGCCGCGTTCTCGATGGCGACCGGGGCCACCTGGATCTTCTCGGTGGTCGCGATCGCGGTGGCGGTCTTCATCATCCGGATCTCGCGCACGCTGGGGCACTGGGGCTGGGCGGTCGCGCTCGGCCTGCTGCTGGGCGGCGCGGTGGGCAACCTGACCGACCGGGTGTTCCGCTCGCCGGGGGTGTTCCGCGGGCACGTCGTCGACTTCCTCGAGCTGCCGAACTGGCCGATCTTCAACCTGGCCGACTGCTCGATCACCTGCGCGGCGGTGCTGATCGCGGTCCTGTCCGTGATGGGCATCGGCACCGACGGCCAGAAGGTCAGCGACGGCAAGAACGACAAGAACGACGGCACGAACGACCCCGAGGACAAGAAGCCCGATGCCTGA
- a CDS encoding RluA family pseudouridine synthase codes for MPEVRSMPVPDGLAGERLDAGLSRLFGLSRSTVADLATDGAVLLDGSPAGKSERLRAGAWLEITMPGAEPAELPPPEPVPGLRIVHDDDSLVVIDKPAGVAAHPSPGWAGLTVTQGLAAAGYSIATSGSAERQGVVHRLDAGTSGLMVVAKSEYAYSMLKQAFRERTVEKTYHAIVQGHPDPLRGTIDAPIGRHPSHEYKFAVISGGKDSVTHYETLEAFRAASLVEVHLETGRTHQIRVHFSTLRHPCVGDPMYGSDPTLSARLGLSRQWLHAVRLGFDHPGTGEWVEFSSEYPDDLAVALERLSDAS; via the coding sequence ATGCCTGAGGTGCGTTCGATGCCGGTGCCCGACGGTCTGGCGGGCGAACGGCTCGACGCCGGCCTGTCGCGGCTGTTCGGCCTGTCCCGCAGCACCGTCGCCGATCTCGCCACCGACGGGGCCGTGCTGCTCGACGGCTCGCCCGCGGGCAAGTCCGAGCGTCTGCGGGCGGGTGCCTGGCTGGAGATCACGATGCCGGGGGCCGAGCCCGCCGAGCTGCCGCCGCCGGAGCCGGTGCCGGGCCTGCGCATCGTTCACGACGACGACTCCCTGGTCGTCATCGACAAGCCGGCCGGGGTCGCGGCGCATCCGAGTCCGGGGTGGGCGGGCCTGACGGTGACTCAGGGGCTGGCGGCCGCGGGCTACTCGATCGCGACGTCCGGTTCGGCCGAGCGTCAGGGTGTCGTGCACCGGCTCGACGCGGGCACCAGTGGCCTGATGGTCGTGGCCAAGAGCGAGTACGCGTACTCGATGCTGAAGCAGGCCTTCCGTGAGCGCACGGTGGAGAAGACCTACCACGCGATCGTGCAGGGCCATCCCGATCCGCTGCGCGGCACGATCGACGCGCCGATCGGCCGGCACCCCTCGCACGAGTACAAGTTCGCGGTGATCTCCGGCGGCAAGGACAGCGTCACCCACTACGAGACGCTCGAGGCGTTCCGCGCGGCCTCGCTGGTGGAGGTGCATCTGGAGACCGGGCGCACGCACCAGATCCGCGTGCACTTCTCCACGCTGCGCCATCCCTGCGTGGGCGACCCGATGTACGGCTCCGACCCCACGCTCTCGGCCCGGCTGGGGCTGAGCCGGCAGTGGCTGCACGCCGTGCGGCTGGGCTTCGACCACCCGGGCACGGGGGAGTGGGTGGAGTTCTCCAGCGAGTACCCCGACGATCTGGCCGTCGCCCTGGAGCGCCTGAGCGACGCGAGCTGA